One genomic segment of Impatiens glandulifera chromosome 6, dImpGla2.1, whole genome shotgun sequence includes these proteins:
- the LOC124944071 gene encoding IQ domain-containing protein IQM4-like, translating into MEQSPSFKSLVQDTMYSDSPVLVPRNEDNDDSSISLTKLSIFLSTKPVRELDDAAVKVQKVYKGYRTRRNLADCAVVIEELWWKALDFAELKRNSVSFFDGEKHETAVSKWTRARDRIKASKMGKGLCKDDKVQKLALQHWLEDVSFPIEKTMLV; encoded by the exons ATGGAACAAAGTCCTTCATTCAAGAGTTTAGTTCAAGACACAATGTATTCGGACAGCCCTGTATTAGTTCCCAGGAATGAAGATAATGATGATTCTTCAATTTCCCTTACGAAACTGTCAATATTCTTATCGACAAAACCTGTTCGCGAGCTTGATGATGCGGCGGTTAAGGTTCAGAAAGTGTATAAGGGTTATCGCACGAGGAGAAACCTTGCTGATTGTGCAGTTGTGATTGAAGAGCTCTG GTGGAAAGCTTTGGACTTTGCAGAGTTAAAGCGCAATTCAGTTTCATTTTTCGATGGTGAAAAGCATGAAACTGCTGTTTCGAAATGGACTAGGGCTAGGGATAGGATAAAAGCTTCCAAGATGGGTAAAGGATTATGCAAAGATGACAAAGTTCAAAAGCTAGCTCTTCAGCATTGGCTTGAAGATGTAAGTTTTCCAATTGAAAAAACTATGCTAGTCTAA
- the LOC124941469 gene encoding protein phosphatase 2C 53-like, which produces MEEMSTAISVPSFMLSNLIYDDSVLLANQMEIRGLELIVKTANLFSDPIPLTGCENNDDDASLVKMMIVEETREEEIEANFERNEKKAEIAQLIDCRKPRKLSLWGFSSICGKRSEMEDTVAVLPGFLKFPKMLPTNETTTGHFFGVYDGHGGFQVANYCRDRFHVALAEEMEISWKNGCVDWEQQWEKTFFNCFVKVNAEVVPIAPDAVGSTAVVAVVSSSHIIVANCGDSRAVLYRGREAVPLSVDHKPNREDERARIEAAGGKVIDWNGYRVSAVLGMSRSIGDRYLDPYVIPDPEIKFVKRTKEDECLILASDGLWDVISNEEACQAARKRILLWHKKNGDAAKLEGVGEEGERADPAAEDAADYLSRLALHRGSNDNISVIVLDLKAHRKLKKKTST; this is translated from the exons ATGGAAGAAATGTCAACGGCAATCTCTGTTCCATCTTTCATGTTGAGTAATCTAATCTACGATGATTCAGTACTATTAGCAAATCAAATGGAAATTAGAGGACTTGAGCTGATAGTTAAAACGGCCAATTTATTTTCAGACCCAATACCCTTGACTGGTTGTGAAAACAACGATGATGATGCTAGTCTTGTGAAAATGATGATAGTTGAAGAAACTAgggaagaagaaattgaagcTAATTTTGAAAGAAACGAGAAGAAGGCTGAGATTGCTCAACTCATTGATTGTCGAAAACCTAGAAAGCTCTCTCTTTGGGGATTTTCTTCTATATGTGGGAAAAGGTCGGAGATGGAAGATACTGTTGCTGTCCTACCTGGGTTTTTGAAGTTTCCTAAGATGCTTCCAACTAATGAAACAACAACGGGTCATTTCTTTGGTGTTTATGATGGACATGGTGGTTTTCAG GTTGCTAACTATTGTCGGGATCGGTTCCATGTGGCATTAGCGGAGGAGATGGAAATATCGTGGAAAAATGGTTGTGTTGATTGGGAACAACAATGGGAGAAAACATTCTTTAACTGCTTTGTTAAGGTTAATGCAGAGGTTGTGCCTATTGCTCCGGATGCTGTTGGGTCAACTGCTGTTGTTGCTGTTGTCAGTTCGTCGCACATAATTGTCGCGAATTGTGGAGATTCGAGGGCTGTTTTGTATCGCGGAAGAGAAGCTGTTCCATTGTCTGTTGACCATAAA CCAAATAGAGAAGATGAGCGTGCTCGGATCGAAGCTGCAGGAGGGAAAGTGATCGATTGGAATGGTTATCGTGTATCAGCTGTTCTTGGAATGTCAAGATCCATAG GGGACAGATACTTGGACCCATATGTGATTCCTGATCCAGAAATAAAGTTTGTGAAGAGAACGAAAGAAGACGAATGTCTTATATTAGCCAGCGATGGTTTATGGGACGTGATATCGAACGAAGAGGCGTGTCAAGCGGCGAGAAAACGAATACTATTATGGCACAAGAAGAATGGTGATGCAGCTAAGTTAGAAGGAGTTGGAGAAGAAGGAGAAAGAGCTGATCCAGCTGCTGAAGATGCAGCTGATTATCTTTCTAGACTTGCTCTTCATAGAGGAAGCAATGATAATATATCTGTTATTGTACTAGACTTGAAAGCTCATagaaagttgaagaagaagacatCAACTTGA
- the LOC124941549 gene encoding IQ domain-containing protein IQM4-like: MTLRTDSFKKSEPGVTKPKNSINLSGCKPVSVDIMERSPSFKSLVQDTRYSASPVLVPRNEDNDDSSISLTKLSIFLSPKPVRELDDAAVKVQKVYKSYRTRRTLADCAVVVEELWWKALDFAELKRNSVSFFDGEKHETAVSKWTRARIKASKVGKGLCKDDKAQKLALQHWLEAIDPRHRYGHNLHLYYDLWFESQSAQPFFYWLDIGDGKELNVKSCPRSKLHKQCIKYLGPNERETYEVIVEDGKLMYKKTGILVETSEESKWIFVLSTSRNLYVGQKSKGKFQHSSFLAGGATTAAGRMVAHGGVLEAIWPYSGHYHPTEENFLEFISFLEEHNVDLTNVKRCAIDDDDPSVASSIESKDRKTIAKVVEDVQEEIIANKPRPDDPIFGLAKRLSCKWSTGAGPRIGCVRDYPTELQFRALEHVNLSPRVSPGSFANFGPIPSPRPSPKVRLSPRISYMGLPSPRTPLAVSN, encoded by the exons ATGACATTGAGAACTGATAGCTTTAAGAAATCAGAACCAGGTGTGACAAAACCTAAGAATTCTATTAACTTAAGTGGGTGCAAACCTGTAAGTGTTGATATTATGGAACGAAGTCCTTCATTCAAGAGTTTAGTTCAAGATACAAGGTATTCGGCCAGCCCTGTATTAGTTCCCAGGAATGAAGATAATGATGATTCTTCAATTTCCCTTACGAAACTATCGATATTCTTATCGCCAAAACCTGTTCGCGAGCTTGATGATGCTGCGGTTAAGGTTCAGAAAGTGTATAAGAGTTATCGAACTAGGAGAACCCTTGCTGATTGTGCAGTTGTGGTTGAGGAGCTTTG GTGGAAAGCTTTGGACTTTGCAGAGTTAAAGCGCAATTCTGTTTCATTTTTCGACGGTGAAAAGCATGAAACTGCTGTTTCGAAATGGACAAGGGCTAGGATAAAAGCTTCCAAGGTGGGTAAAGGATTATGCAAAGATGACAAAGCTCAAAAGCTAGCTCTTCAGCATTGGCTTGAAGCT ATTGACCCACGCCATCGATATGGACACAATTTGCACTTGTATTATGATTTATGGTTCGAAAGTCAGAGCGCTCAACCGTTCTTCTATTG GTTGGACATTGGAGATGGGAAGGAACTAAATGTTAAGTCATGCCCAAGGTCCAAGCTGCATAAGCAATGCATCAAGTATCTAGGACCT AACGAAAGGGAAACTTACGAAGTGATTGTTGAAGATGGAAAACTTATGTACAAGAAAACTGGCATTCTTGTGGAGACATCTGAAGAATCCAAATGGATTTTTGTCCTAAGCACGTCTAGGAATTTGTATGTTGGTCAGAAGAGCAAAGGGAAGTTTCAACATTCGAGTTTCCTAGCCGGTGGAGCCACCACAGCTGCTGGAAGGATGGTTGCTCATGGTGGTGTTCTAGAG GCTATTTGGCCTTATAGTGGTCATTATCACCCAACTGAAGAGAACTTTCTTGAGTTCATTAGCTTCCTTGAAGAACACAATGTTGATCTCACAAATGTAAAG AGATGCGCTATAGACGATGATGATCCTTCAGTTGCAAGTTCGATTGAGTCAAAGGACAGAAAAACTATTGCGAAAGTGGTGGAAGATGTTCAAGAGGAGATAATCGCTAATAAACCTAGGCCAGACGACCCAATATTTGGCTTGGCCAAACGTCTGTCATGCAAATGGTCAACAGGAGCTGGTCCTCGAATCGGTTGTGTTCGTGATTACCCAACCGAGCTTCAATTCCGTGCACTTGAGCATGTTAACCTCTCGCCACGAGTTTCACCAGGGTCCTTTGCTAATTTCGGCCCAATTCCTTCTCCTAGACCAAGTCCTAAAGTTCGTCTCTCACCTAGGATCTCGTATATGGGCCTCCCAAGCCCGAGGACTCCACTTGCTGTGTCTAACTAA